The genomic region TGAAGGTCGGTGGCGAGACCATGGACGACGTGGTGTTCATGCTCGCGAGCATCACCGTCGACTTCGAGGTCGTGTCACCGCCAGAACTCTCCGATGCACTGGTGCGAGCAGCCGACCGGTTCCGCCGGGCGGCGAAACTCTAGAGCTTTTCTCAGGCTGCTGACAGCAGACTCTTGGCCACGAACGGCTGACTGGAGTGCAGGGAGGTCGCCATGCTGATCGAGCACACCACGCCGTTGGGCGCCGCGCTGACCGTCACCGGCTCGTCCGACCGCGGCCCGCGCACCCACAACGCCGACGCCTACGCCTCGCACCGCCGCACGTTCGTCCTCGTGGACGGCGTCGGCGACTCGGCAGCCGCCACCGAGGCCGCCCACGCCGCCGCCCAGGCAGCCGCACTGCTCACCGACCCGGTAGCCGCGATCTTCGCCGCCCGCGACGCACTCCAGCTGCACACCGGCGACGCCGTGATCGTCGTGGCCGTCGCACGCGTCGAGGGCGGGTTCGACCTCGCGTGGGCCGGTGACGCCCGTGCGTACGCCTCGGACGGTGAGGACCTCGTGCAGGTCACGACCGACCACACCGTCGCCGAGTACTTCCGCGAGCGCGGAGTCGTGCCCCAGCCGAGGCTGGAGCACGTCGTCACCAACACCGTCCGCCACGCGACACCGGAGAACATCGGCCGCGCCACCACCCGCGCACCCCGGCTCGTGCTCGCCTCCGACGGCGTTTATGGCCCGTTGGGCCACAACGGCATCGAAGCCATCATGGCCGGCCACGCCTCAGCCGACCGCCTCGTCCGCGCCGCCCTCTACGCCGGTGGCACTGACAACGCCACCGCCCTCGTCGTCACCTGACCGGTCACCCACACGTACCTCTCCCGCCCCACTTTCGCGCACGCGGGGAGCTTTCGTACTACAGGAGCGGACGAAAGGCCCCCGCGTGCGGCGGCAGCAGGGCGGGGGGTGACGGTGAGTCACGAGGAGGGCTAGCTGGCCTTCTTGCGCTTCTTCTTGCTCGCCTCGACGCTGCGCTGCAACGCCTCCATGAGGTCGATGGCCTCGGTGGCGCCGGCGGGCTCGGCCTCGACGACGACCTCCTTGCCCTTCTGCTTGGCCTTGATCAGCTTGTTGACCTTCGCGGTGTAGGTGTCGCGGTAGTCCTTCGGCCGCCAGTCGTCCGACATCGACTCGACCAGCGACACCGCCATGTCGAGCTCCTTGCCGCGCGGCGCCTTGCCCTGCGGTGCCACGTCCAGCACGTCCTTCGGCTTGCGGATCTCGTCGGCGAAGAAGAGCGTGTGCACCGCGAGGAAACCGTTCTCCTCCTTGAGCGCGGTCAGGTACTGCTTGCCGCGCATGACGAACAACGCGATCCCCGCCCGGTTCGTCTTCTTCATCGCCTGCGCCAGCAGCAGGTACGGCCGGGAGAACTCCTCCTTGGCCGGACCGAGCCAGTAGGTCTTCTGGAAGTACACCGGGTCGATCTCGTCGAGGTCCACGAACGCCTCGATGTCGAGCGTGCGCGACCGGCCGGGCGCGATGTCGTCGAGCTCCTCCGGCTCGACGATCACGTACTCGCCGCTGTCGACCTCGTGGCCCTTCACGATCTTGTCGTAGGGCACCTCACGGCCGGTGCGCTCGTTGACGCGCTTGTACCGGATGCGGTCCGACGTGCCGCGCTGGAACTGGTTGAAGTGCACCGTGTGGTCCTGCGTGGCGCTGTACAGCTCCACCGGGATGTTCACCAGTCCGAACGAGACGGACCCGCTCCAGATCGCGCGTGCCATGCGGGGGAGGTACCCGTTTTCGAGCCGTCGGAACCCGGCGAGGCGTTCTAAGGTCAGGGTGTGAGAGTCGTCGTGCTGTCCGATACCCATGCTCCGCGTTTCTGGAAGCGGTGCCCTCCGGCCGTGGCCGGTCATCTGCGCACGGCCGAGCTGATCCTGCATGCGGGTGACGTGTGTGTGGCGCCCGTCCTCGACGAACTCGCGCAGTACGCGCCCGTCGTCGCGGTGTGCGGCAACAACGACGGGCCGGACGTCGTGGCGTGGGGCTCGCCGGAGACGGTCGAGGTCGACATCGCGGGCCTGCCGGTGGCGATGATCCACGACAGCGGCCAGAAGACCGGCCGGCTCGCCCGCATGCGCCGCCGGTTCCCCGACGCGCGGCTGGTCGTGTTCGGGCATTCGCACATCCCGCTCGACGAACAGGACGCCGATCTCCGCATCTTCAACCCCGGCTCACCCACCGACAAACGCCGCCAGCCGCACGGAACCCTCGGCCTGCTCGACATCGAGGACGGCGTCCTGCTCAGCGCGCGGATCGTCCCCGTCACACCATGAGTATCTTGTAGATCATGGCCGTTTCTCGTCGTGCGTTCCTCGCGGTGGCAGCAGTTCCACTGGCCGGATGTGCTGCGACACCACAGTCCGCGCCGTCGTCGACGCCGTCAACGCCTCCCGCGCCGACCACGACCACGCCCCCGGCCAGGCACGACCAGCTCTTCGCGCTGGAACAGAAGTTCGGCGCCCGCCTGGGCGTCTTCGCCGGCCGGGGCGACCGCACCGTCGAGCACCGCGCCGACGAGCGGTTCGCGTTCTGCTCGACGTTCAAGGGCCTCGTGACCGCCGCCGTGCTGGACCGCGACGTGCCGCTGGACACCGTCGTCCGCTACACCGACGCCGACCTGATGAAGAGCTCGCAGATCACCCGCCAGCACGTCGCCACCGGCATGTCCCTGCGCGACCTGTGCGACGCGGCGGTCCGCTACAGCGACGGCACGGCCGGGAACCTGTTGCTGCGCACCATCGGCGGCCCCGCCGAACTCACGACGTACCTGCGCGGCCTGGGCGACGAGGTGACCAGGATGGACCGGTGGGAACCCGACCTCACCTCCGCGGTCCCCGACGACCCGCGCGACACCAGCACCCCGCGGGCACTGGGCACCACCTACCGCAAACTGGTGGCGGAGAAGCAGTTCCTGCGCGACCTGATGGAACGCAACACCACCGGTGGCCAGCGGATCCGCGCGGGCGTGCCGAAGGACTGGAAGGTCGCGGACAAGACCGGCACCGGCGACTACGGCACGATGAACGACGTCGGCCTCGCCTGGCCGCCGGCCGGTGAACCACTGCTGATCTCGCTCATGTCCAGCAAACCCACCGCCGACGCGCCCTACGACCAGGCCCTGCTCGCCGAGGCGGCCGCCTACGTCATCACCGCTCTGCCTTGACGAACCCGTCCGCGCCGCGCTCGAACGCCGAACCGGACGGTGCCTCGAACAGCTCTTCGAGTGCGGGCTCGGCCTTGATCAGGTCACGCAACGGCACGACCGCCGCGTTGGCGGAGTCGTCCACGTACTCCTGCGACTCGTCACCGGCGAACACCCGCCAGCCGCTGTCCCCGTCGTGGTCGGGGTCCTCGCGGTAGAGCCACCCGGCGGGCACGCCGTCGCGGGCCACCCGTGCCGACACGATCGCGGCCTTCGCCAGGTCGCCGAACCACAGCCGTTCGAACCGCCGTTGCCGCACCACGATCTCCGGCGCGCCGAGCTCGACGCGCACCCGCAGCAGCGTGCCGTCGGCGGCCAGGTCGCGGAACACCGGGAACGCGCCGTCTCCCCAGGTCGTGAACCAGCCGGTCATCGTCGCGCCGCCGACCTCGATCGTGCCCGACCCGGTGGTGCTGGAGCGCATCTGCCGCAGCACCCGGAAGTGGTCGTCGTGCGGCCGGAAGTCGAACGCGAACCGCAGCCCCTGCTCCCGCAACGCGGTCAGCTCGCCGTGCAGGACCCGCACCTGGTCGAGCGTCAGGCCGGCCCAGAGCCGCTCATCGTCCCCACTGGACGGTGGCACCGACACCCGCGCCGCCACCTCGTCCGCGTCCCCGCCCCAGAAGGCGAGGTCGAACCGGTCGTCGGCGGAGACGTCGCTGCTCCACGCGGACAACGCCACCGGGTCGGCGAACAGCAGCCGCGCCTCGTCCACCAGCACGTACCCGCACGCGACCGACGCCGCCACCTCGCCGTCGGCGCACCGCACCCACACCGAGTGCCAGTTGCCCCGGTCAGGCCCGCCGGGGTCCATCCGCTCGCCCAACACCTGCACCGGCCCGGCGGGTACGCCGCGCACCGCCACCGCCCAGATGCCGTGGAACGGCACCTCGACGCCATCAGGCTGATCGTCGAGCAATGCGCGCACGCGCCTCACGTGCGGCATCCGCGCTATCTGCCGCACGGACGCGTCGAGCCCGGTCCGCGCCACCGCCGACACGACGGGTTCGCCGCCGGCGTTCAGGTCGAACGCGTACCGGCCCTTCACCACGGCCAGGTCGAGCAGACCAGCCGCCTCCCGCGCCTGCGGACCGACGATCTCGAAGTCCGCTGCGGCGTTCGCGCGCGCCACGACGCTCTCCGGCGCGTCACCTCCCTCCAGCACCGGCGGCCGGTCGCCCGACCACATCCGGACCAGTCCGAAGTCGACCAGCAGCAGCTCACCTGACGGAAAGGACACCGTCCCCAGCAGTTCCGGCACGCGGCGAGCTTGTCACACGCGCCCACTGCGCGAGCGTCGGTCCGAGCACTTCGTACACGCGCGGGTCGAACGCCATCCCGGTGTGCGTGCTGCCCACCTCGACGCACTCGGCGTACGGGTCCTGGCACAGCTCCCACGGCACGATGCCGTCCGCTCGCGAGAAGAACGAGATCGCCGGCACCCGCAACGGCTGGGTCATCGACGCGATGTTGTCCTGGTAGCACGGCCCGGTGATGCAGTCGGCGTTGAGCAGGCCGGGAAGCCCCGCCGCGGAGAGCCTGGTGAGGAACCGGGCGATGCGCATGACGTTGGGGTGCGCGCCCAGCGGGTCGAGCACCGGGCTGCTCATCATCACCAGGCCGCGCACCAGGTCCGGCCGCCGGGCGGCGGCCAGGCGTGCGAGGCCGCCGCCGCGGCTCTGGCCGAGCAGGACAACGGGGGCACGGGTCCGCTCGGCATGTCGGACGAGACTCGCCATGAGCCGTTCGAGCAGGTCGGTCGTGCAGCCGACGGTGAACCCGACCTTGGCGCTGACCGGGACGTACCCGCGGGCACGCAGCCACCACGACGCCGGGGCGAGACTGATGTCGCCCGCGCCGAAACCGGGCACCAGCACGACGCCGAGGCCGCCGCCCTCGGCCGGGTCGGCGTTGCGCCACACCGGATGGCGCATGAGCCTCGGCACGTCCACGAGCGCCCGGAAGGCACTCTCCCGTGCAGCAGATCGCACACCGTCGAACATGCGTCGTGGTTTGCCCTGGGATCGTGCCCTAAACCAGGGTCAGCGCACCGTGACGCTCGTGAGTGACGCGTCGCCCGGCCGCCAGCGCGTCGAGACGGCCACGTACCTGGCATCGGTTGCGGGGCCGTAGGTGCGGCCGTCCACGCTGTAGGAGACGGTGTGCGCCGGCTCCCGCCCGTCCGTCCACTTGAGCCGGACGTGCCCGATCCGGTGCACCGCGCCGAGGTCGACGACCATCCGCCCGTCGCGCCCCGGTGTCCACGCCGTCCGGTCCTCGCCGTCGACCGCGCGGGCCGGATCGCTCATGCCGGGCGGCAGCACGGAGTTCGGGAACGTGACGCGGCCCAGCGCGAGGTCGTCGACCGGAAACGCCTGCGCGCCGGGCATGGTCACCGTGCGGTCGCCGCGGCCCAGCACGACCCGCAGCGCGCCGCGCGTGGGTCGCGTGAACCGCGCCGGACCGCTGAACGTGCGGTGATGCCGGCCGGGATGCCGCGGACGGTGAACCACGGCGCCTCGACCCGTGCGGTGGCGGCGGGCAGCGTGAGGTCGTAGGAGATGCCGCCGGCCGTGGTGACCTGGGTGCCCCGGTACAGCCGCGAGCCGCGCACGTGGACGGTGCCGGTGACGTCGGCGTCCGACAGGTTGAACACGGTGAGGAACCCGTCCGCGCCGCTCGCCAGCACCGACGGCGGGCACTGCGGGGGAGCCTGCGCCGCGATCGCCCGCAGGTCGGCGCGCACGTAGCCCTCGACGAGCCCGGCGGGCACCGTGATCGTGTCGCCCTCGACCCTGATCGGCTCGGCGCCGCGCGCGACGAACCCGGCGGGCCGTCGACGTCCAGCCAGCCGGCGTGCTCAGGTCCGGCCGCGGGTACTCGGCGACCGTCGTCCACGCGGCGCGTCGGCCGACGTCTCGATCCGGTAGGCGCCCGCGGCGGTCTCCCAGCGCAGCCGCACGGTGCTCACCTGTGTTCGGCGCCGAGGTCCACCGCGAGCCAGCTGTCAGCCCGGCCGCGGTCGGTGCGGGAGACCGCCCAGCGGGTGTCCGGGTCGCCGTCGGTGGCCATGGCGGGCGTGCGGCCGGTGTCGTGCGACGACGCCGTGGCCGGCTTGCCGCGGGCGAGGTCGCCGTTGACGTCGAAGTCGAACACCGAGTAGCCGTAGGTGGGATGCGGTCGCACGCCGACCATGCGGACGTGGCGGGCGGTGGTCGCCGGGAACGTCAGCTCGTCCACCCGGAAGGTCTCCCTGGCGCGCACGACCGCCGTGCCCGCGGCGCTCCGGTAGGTGCGGGTGCCGGTGAGGATCCCCGGCATGGCCAGGTTGTGCACGTCCACGCGGCCCGGCGCGGGCAGCGCGCACACGATCGTGCCGGTGGGCAGCGTAGCGGTGCCGGCGAACCCGTCCGCGAACGCCAGCAAGCTCGCCGTGCCGTCGAAACCGTCGCGAACCCGTTGGTACACCACGGTGTTGCGCTGGGTGACCGCCTTGGCAGGCAGCAGCATGGGGGTGGTGCCGCTGATCGTGAACAGCCAGTCGTCGTGCGCGGGCTGCCAGGCGAACTTCGTGAAGCCCGGCTTGGTGACCGTGGCGGCCCAGGCGGCGGTGGACTGATGGGTGAGCAGGCCGGGGTCGGCGCCGTGGTCGATCGTGAGCGAGGCGCGGGTGAAGAAGTCCTGTTCGGACACCGGAGCCGGCGCCGGCCGCAGCTGGTGCAGCAGGTAGCTGATCGCGAGCTCGGCCCGTGCCTCCGGCTCGTACTTGGCCTCGCCGGAGAACTTCGCCAGCCGGTACGTCGGCGGGTGCGCCTGGTAGGCGAGCAACCGGGAGGCCAGCGCGACCTCCGCGCGGGCCGCCATCGGGTCGCGCAGCACCGTGGAGCGGAACGCGAGCGGGATGACGTCACGGCCGTAGAGGTGCTCGCGGTCGTCGACCATCGGCATCAGCGGCTCACCGGCGTCGCTCATGTTCGCGAGGATGGTGCGCCACAACAGTTCCCCGTTCGGTTGCCTGGTCAGCACCTCGGGCAGCGGACGGCCGGCGAGCAGGAAGTGCACGGCGTTGCGGCCCGACGTGCGCCACAGCTCCTCCTGGTAGTGCGGGCCGAACGAGCCGTGGTTCTCGACGATGAACGTGTCGTGCAGGTTCGTCGCGGTGTTGGCCGAGATCGGCACGCCGTCGACCAGGGCCGGGTTGGCGAGGTCGGCGGCGGGCAGCCCCGCCTCGTTGCGGCTCCACCGGCCGAACGCCTCCCGCCAGCCGGGCCCGTCGCCGTGCCAGGCCAGACCGGGTGCGAGCGCCTGGGCGTAGACGCCCATCTCCTCCAGCTTGGTGTCACCGCGGTGGCCGCCGACCAGGCCGTTCGGGGTCCAGCCGCCCGACCGCGGGTCGTTGCCGGTGCCGAGCGAGGTCGTGTAGTCGGCCTGGCCGCGGGCGATCGTCTCGACGTGCGAGCGCGTCTGCGCGTCCAGGTCCGGCCACAGCAGGCGGGCGGCCAGCACGAAGTAGGACTGGAACGTGGTGTCCCAGAACAGCGTCTTGCCCCACTCGGTGCCACCGGCCAGCACGTTGCTCGCGGCGAAGTGCCTGATGGTGGCCAGCGTGCGGGCTTTGAGCACGTCCTTCTCGACACCGGCGAGCGCGGCGTCGTAGGTGCCCCTGGTGAGCAGCACGGCGTTGCCGAGCACGACCGCGAACCCGAAGTCGGTGCGCCGGTACCGGCCCGCTGTCTCGTCGAACTGGGTCTCCGACCACCGCGTGTGGCGCAGCAGCACCTCGTAGTACACGTCAGCGACACCGTGCTCCAGGACACCATGTTCCTGGGCTTGCGCGATCCCGGGCGTCACGGCCAGCAGGCCGGTGGCGTAGAGGAACTGCCTGCGGTTGATCAGCCATGACATCGTTGTCAACTCCCGAGGTGAGACCGCTGACATCGTGTGTGGACGGCCCCCTCCGGTCAAGGTGCTGGCGATTATCAGTCGATTTGCGGACAGATGAGGGAATCTTCATCTTGGTCTCATGTCGGGCGCGGGCTTCAGGGGCAGGCTGGGCCGCATGCTGCCGTCCGCACGCACGGGCACGCTCCTCGTGGCCGTGCTCAGCGTGGCGTGCGCGGTCGCCGCCGTGCTGCTCGTGCTCACCGTGGTGCGGCCGGTGCCACCGCAGGTGCGCGCGCCAGAGGTCCAGATAGGACGATCCGCCCCGCCGACCACCCCGCCCGTGACCGCCACGCCCACCCCCACGCCGGCGTCGACCCCCGGCGCCGTGCTGCCGCCACCGCCGCCGGTCACCGACGATGACGACGAGGACGACTGACTTGCCCGCACGCGTGAAGATCATGTGCTGGCTCCTCGGCCTCATGGCACTCGTGCTCGCGACCGTCGTGGTGGTCGTGTGGCGGCTGCTGCTCGTCGAGGTCGACGACCGGGTGAACCGGGCGCTCGAACAGGAGACCAACGAGTTCAGCACCTACGCCGAGACGCACTCGGGCACCGCGCGGTCGGTGACCGAGGCGCACCTGAAGCTGCAGTACCCGGACGAGTTCGAGCTGCACCTGGCCGTGCTGCCCGACGGTGTGGTCGTGCAGCGGGCCGACCACACCCACCCGCTCGACCACGACCGCTCAGTCGTGAACGCCATCGTCGCGGCACCGCGGTCGTGGGGCGTGGCGGCGACGGCGGCGGGCCCGTTCCGCTGGGCGAAGGTGCACGCGACGGCCGGCGGCACGGACGTGTGGTTCGTGACCGGCTACTTCGAGGACGGCGTGACCGGCCCGGTCGACTCGACCGTGCGCGTGCTGGTCGTGGTGTCGCTGATCGGGCTGCTGATCGCCGCGCTGATCGCGTGGCTGGTGGCGGGGGTGATCCTGGCACCGGTGCGCGCGGTCCGGCAGGCCGCCGAGCAGATCACCGAGGACGACCTGACCCGCCGCATCACCGTGTCCGGGCGTGACGACGTGGCCGCGCTGGCCTCGCAGTTCAACGCGATGCTGGACCGGCTGGAGCAGGCGTTCCGCGAGCAGCGCGAGTTCCTCGACGACGCCTCGCACGAGCTGCGCACGCCGATCACGATCGTGCGCGGCCACCTGGAGCTGCTCGGCGACGACCCCTTTGAGCGGGCCGAGGTCGTCCGGCTGTGCACCGACGAGCTCGACCGGATGGCGCGGCTGGTCGAGGACCTGTTGCTGCTGGCCAAGGCCCAGCGCCCGGACTTCCTGCGCCCGGTACCGGTCAGCCTGCCCGAGCTCACCAGCGACATCGACGCGAAGCTGCGTGCGCTGGGCGACCGGCGCTGGGTGCTGGACTCGATCGCGGAGGGGGAGGCCGTGCTGGACCCGCAGCGCATCACCCAGGCCGTGGTGCAGCTGGCGTCGAACGCGCTGCGGTACACATCCGCCGGCGCCGAGATCCGGTTCGGGTCCGCTGTGGACGGTGTGGTGTCGTTCTGGGTGGCGGACTCCGGCTCCGGTGTGCGGGACTCGTCCCGGCTGTTCTCCCGCGCCACCGGCCTCGGCCTGCCGATCGTGAAGGCCATCGCGGAAGCCCACAACGGGCGCGTGCGGGTCGCGTCGGTGCCGGGCGAGGGAGCGACGTTCACCGTGGAGGTGCCCAGATGACCGGCCGGATCCTGATCGTGGAGGACGAGGAGCGGATCGCCTCGTTCGTGGAGAAGGGACTGCGCGCCAACGGTTTCTCGACCTCGGTCGTGTCGTCGGGTGCGGACGCGCTGTCGTGGGCGGCGTCGTTCGACCTGGTGGTGCTCGACCTCGGCCTGTCCGACGTGGACGGCTTCACGGTGCTGCGCTCGATGCGCGCGGAGGGGATCGCCACGCCGGTGATCATCCTGACCGCACGCGACTCGGTGCACGACACGGTGGCCGGCCTGTCCGGTGGTGCCGACGACTACATGACCAAGCCGTTCCGGTTCGAGGAGCTGCTGGCGCGCGTGCGGTTGCGGCTGCGGCCACCCGGCGTGCCCGAGGCGACGGTGCTGTCGGCCGGGACGCTGTCGCTGGACCTGCGCACCCGGCAGGCCGTGCTGCCGTCCGGGCCGGTGGACCTGACCGCGCGGGAGTTCGCGTTGCTGGAGCTGTTCCTGCGCCATCCCGGGCAGGTGCTGGTGCGCGAGCAGATCCTGTCGCACGTGTGGGGGTACGACTTCGACCCGGGGTCCAACGTGGTCGACGTCTACGTCCGGTCGCTGCGGCGCAAGATCGGTGCGGAGCGGGTGGAGACCGTGCGGGGGATGGGCTACCGCCTCGTGTGACGGATGCTCGTGACTGGATGAAGGTCCTCTCATCTCGGCCTCACGCTGAGGTCAGCGCCGGTCGGCAGGGTTGTCGGCATGATCGTGACGCTGGCGGTGTTCGTGGTGGCGGTGGTGCTGTGGGTCTGCACCCCGCTCGACGACACGTTCGTGGCCGTGGCCGCCGTGGTGGCGCTGCTGCTGTTCGGGGTGCTGCCGGCTTCGGCCCTGGCGGTGCTGGGCGGCTCCACGACGTGGCTGCTGATCGCGGCCTTCGTGCTGGCGTGCGGGGTGACCGCGTCGGGCCTGCCGGGGCGCCTGGCGTCGGCTCTGGTCGGCCGGGCCCGTTCGGTGCGCGGCCTGTTCCACCTGGTCGCCGTGGCGTTGTTGCTGACGGCGTTCTTCGTGCCGTCGACGTCCGGGCGCGCGGCGCTGGCGTTGCCGGTGTTCGGCGCCCTGTCGGAACGGCTGGACCGCCGGGTGACGCGCGCTCTGGGCGTGCTGTTCCCGTCGGTGATCCTGCTGACGGCCGTCGCCACGCTGGTCGGGGCGGGCGCGCACCTGATCACGAGCTCACTGCTGGAGTCGGCGACGGGTCAGGGCATGGGGTTCGGGCAGTGGCTGCTGCTCGGGCTGCCGCTGGCGGTGGTGAGCGCGCACGTGACGGCCGAGATCGTGCTGTGCTGTTCACGACGCGAGCGGACCGCGCGACACCGCTCGCCGGTCCGCTGACCAGGACACGCTGCGGCTCGCCGTTCCCGTCGCGCGCACCTCGCAGCGTTCCGGCGCGCCAGCACACGTGCTCGCCTTCCGCTCGCACGGCCGCAGCGTTCCGGCTTGCCCAGCACCTCGCTCGCCACTCCCGAGCCGCGCGCCACTCCTGACCGCGCACCTTGCCGCTCGCGCTCCCGAGCCGCGCCTGCCGCTCGCCGCTCCTGCGCCGCGCACTCACTCGCCACCGTCGCAGCGCGGAGCGAGGGTCCCCTCCAAGGGGTCCCCTTTTCCAATTCTCCCAGACAGCACCGACAATTCCGGCCGCTCGCCCGTCTGCGCAGCTCAACGCTCACCAAGCCGGAACTCACCGCGCTCATCACCGTCCTCACGGTCTCCGCCCTCTGGCTCACCGAACCGTGGCACGGCCTTCCGCCCGAGATCCCCGCCCTCGCCGCTCGCACGGCCCGCAGCGTTCCGGCCTTGCCCAGCGCACCTCGCCGCTCGCCACTCCCGAGCGCGCCACTCCTGACCCGCGCACCTTGCCGCTCGCCGCTCCCGAGCCGCGCGCCCTGCCGCTCGCCGCTCCTGCGCCGCGCACTCACTCCCTCGCCACCGTCGCAGCGCGGAGCGAGTCTGCGCAGCTCAACGCTCACCAAGCCGGAACTCACCGCGCTCATCACCGTCCTCACGGTCTCCGCCCTCTGGCTCACCGAACCGTGGCACGGCCTTCCGCCCGAGATCCCCGCCCTCGCCGGCGCCGTCGCCATCACCGCCCCGCGCCTCGGCACCACCACCCTCAAGCACGCCCTCACCACCGTGCCGTGGGACCTCCTGATCTTCATGGCCGCCACCACCGCCCTCGGCACCGCGCTGGTCAAGTCCGGCGCCGCCCACCACGCCGCCCACCTCATCACCACCGAGGCCCTGCTGCCGACCGTGATCGCCGTCAGCCTGCTCGCCCACCTTGTGATCCAGTCGCGCTCGGCCCGCTCGTCCGTCCTGGTGCCGATCGTCATCCCGCTCGCCGCCGCCGCGGGCCTCAACCCCGCCGCCCTCGCGTTCGCCTCCACCGCGGCCGCCGGCTTCTGCCACACGCTCACCTCCTCCGCGAAGCCGGTCGCCCTGTTCTCGCACGCCTACCGCCCGCGCGACCTGCTCAAGCTCTCCGCCGTCCTCGCCCCGGTCACCGCACTGCTCGTGTGGACCTGCGCCACCCAGCTGTGGCCGCACCTCGGCCTCCCACTGCACTAGAAAGGAACCCCGATGCGCTTCCTCGTCGCCCCCAGCGGTTTCAAGGAGTCCCTCGACGCCGTGGCCGTCGCCGACGCGATCGCCGCCGGCATCCACCGCGTCGTCCCCGGCGCCGTCGTCGACAAGGTCCCGCTCGTCGACGGCGGCGAAGGCTCCGCCGCCGCCCTCGCCGAGGCCACCGGCGGCACCCTCGTCCCGGCACTGGTCACCGGCCCCACCGGCGACCAGGTCCCGTCCCACTTCGCCCTGCTCGGCGGCCCCGGCCCGCGCACCGCCGTCGTCGAGATGGCCGCCTGCGCGGGCCTCCGCCTGGTCCCCAAGGACCACCGCGACCCGACCACCACCACGACCTACGGCGTCGGCGAGCTCATCAAGGCCGCCCTCGACCTCGGCGTCGACCACGTCCTCATCGGCTGCGGCGACTCCGGCACCAGCGACGGCGGCGCGGGCGCGCTGCAAGCACTCGGCGCCCACGTCCTCGACGCCCACGGCCGCGAAATCCCCCGCGGTGGCGCCGCTCTCGCCCGCGCCCGCACCCTCGACCTGTCCGAAGTGGACCCACGTCTGGACAAGGTGGACATCACCGTGGCCTGCAACCCGCACAACGTCCTGACCGGCCCCCGCGGCGTCGCTCGCGTCTTCGGCCCCCAGAAGGGCGCCACCCCACCCCAGGTCGACCAGCTCGCCGCCGCACTGGACAACTGGGCGAACCTCCTCGGCGACGTCCACACCATCCCCGGCGGCGGCGCCTCAGGAGGCCTCGGCGCCGGCCTGCACGCCCTCGGCGCCACCCTCGTCCCGCGCTTCGACGTCATCCTCGACCACTCCGACCTCGACGCCCGCCT from Lentzea guizhouensis harbors:
- a CDS encoding PP2C family protein-serine/threonine phosphatase translates to MLIEHTTPLGAALTVTGSSDRGPRTHNADAYASHRRTFVLVDGVGDSAAATEAAHAAAQAAALLTDPVAAIFAARDALQLHTGDAVIVVAVARVEGGFDLAWAGDARAYASDGEDLVQVTTDHTVAEYFRERGVVPQPRLEHVVTNTVRHATPENIGRATTRAPRLVLASDGVYGPLGHNGIEAIMAGHASADRLVRAALYAGGTDNATALVVT
- the bla gene encoding class A beta-lactamase, which encodes MAVSRRAFLAVAAVPLAGCAATPQSAPSSTPSTPPAPTTTTPPARHDQLFALEQKFGARLGVFAGRGDRTVEHRADERFAFCSTFKGLVTAAVLDRDVPLDTVVRYTDADLMKSSQITRQHVATGMSLRDLCDAAVRYSDGTAGNLLLRTIGGPAELTTYLRGLGDEVTRMDRWEPDLTSAVPDDPRDTSTPRALGTTYRKLVAEKQFLRDLMERNTTGGQRIRAGVPKDWKVADKTGTGDYGTMNDVGLAWPPAGEPLLISLMSSKPTADAPYDQALLAEAAAYVITALP
- a CDS encoding metallophosphoesterase family protein; protein product: MAGHLRTAELILHAGDVCVAPVLDELAQYAPVVAVCGNNDGPDVVAWGSPETVEVDIAGLPVAMIHDSGQKTGRLARMRRRFPDARLVVFGHSHIPLDEQDADLRIFNPGSPTDKRRQPHGTLGLLDIEDGVLLSARIVPVTP
- a CDS encoding Ku protein; its protein translation is MARAIWSGSVSFGLVNIPVELYSATQDHTVHFNQFQRGTSDRIRYKRVNERTGREVPYDKIVKGHEVDSGEYVIVEPEELDDIAPGRSRTLDIEAFVDLDEIDPVYFQKTYWLGPAKEEFSRPYLLLAQAMKKTNRAGIALFVMRGKQYLTALKEENGFLAVHTLFFADEIRKPKDVLDVAPQGKAPRGKELDMAVSLVESMSDDWRPKDYRDTYTAKVNKLIKAKQKGKEVVVEAEPAGATEAIDLMEALQRSVEASKKKRKKAS
- a CDS encoding discoidin domain-containing protein gives rise to the protein MLGRGDRTVTMPGAQAFPVDDLALGRVTFPNSVLPPGMSDPARAVDGEDRTAWTPGRDGRMVVDLGAVHRIGHVRLKWTDGREPAHTVSYSVDGRTYGPATDARYVAVSTRWRPGDASLTSVTVR
- a CDS encoding DUF2185 domain-containing protein, with amino-acid sequence MPELLGTVSFPSGELLLVDFGLVRMWSGDRPPVLEGGDAPESVVARANAAADFEIVGPQAREAAGLLDLAVVKGRYAFDLNAGGEPVVSAVARTGLDASVRQIARMPHVRRVRALLDDQPDGVEVPFHGIWAVAVRGVPAGPVQVLGERMDPGGPDRGNWHSVWVRCADGEVAASVACGYVLVDEARLLFADPVALSAWSSDVSADDRFDLAFWGGDADEVAARVSVPPSSGDDERLWAGLTLDQVRVLHGELTALREQGLRFAFDFRPHDDHFRVLRQMRSSTTGSGTIEVGGATMTGWFTTWGDGAFPVFRDLAADGTLLRVRVELGAPEIVVRQRRFERLWFGDLAKAAIVSARVARDGVPAGWLYREDPDHDGDSGWRVFAGDESQEYVDDSANAAVVPLRDLIKAEPALEELFEAPSGSAFERGADGFVKAER
- a CDS encoding alpha/beta fold hydrolase, with translation MFDGVRSAARESAFRALVDVPRLMRHPVWRNADPAEGGGLGVVLVPGFGAGDISLAPASWWLRARGYVPVSAKVGFTVGCTTDLLERLMASLVRHAERTRAPVVLLGQSRGGGLARLAAARRPDLVRGLVMMSSPVLDPLGAHPNVMRIARFLTRLSAAGLPGLLNADCITGPCYQDNIASMTQPLRVPAISFFSRADGIVPWELCQDPYAECVEVGSTHTGMAFDPRVYEVLGPTLAQWARVTSSPRAGTAGDGVLSVR